A window of the Tachysurus fulvidraco isolate hzauxx_2018 chromosome 6, HZAU_PFXX_2.0, whole genome shotgun sequence genome harbors these coding sequences:
- the slc15a2 gene encoding solute carrier family 15 member 2 — protein sequence MEEQQPKKRKKPRKICGTNYPLSISFIVVNEFCERFSYYGMKAVLTLYFIHYLHWSNNFSTAIYHAFSGLCYFTPILGAIIADSWLGKFKTIIYLSIVYVIGHVVKSLGAIPDVGDNSAHIGLAMFGLILIAFGTGGIKPCVAAFGGDQFEEQHTEERRKFFSIFYMAINAGSVLSTIITPILRGDVQCFGGDCYALAFGVPAALMLTALLVFLAGSGLYNKSPPEGNVLMNVFRCIWFAISNRWRSGKNSPKQDHWLDWAEAKYSKVLIQEIKMVLRVLVLYIPLPMFWALFDQQGSRWTLQATRMNMDFGGVFVVKPDQMQMLNAFLILVFIPIFDMGVYPLISLCRISVTPLRKMATGMILAAIAFCVASIVEVNVIKTVVEPPPANESLLQVLNLVNGNPVSVQITGLDIFPEKIESYKDPVGYTRLPIGDVQKVLPVTVTQNGVGHPCELNVTQHTAYSLILYSEDSKVKCKQDKDNIIKSENGEAFIRFINAQSENMNITIGNVNFFASSNYGISEIKGVERGKYNEVLCKSDTKTQHIDLGLLDFGASYTFVLSGEPNNLTVHKMEDVEANNVHIAWQIPQYILITAGEVMFSITGLEFSYSQAPASMKSVLQAGWLLTVAFGNVIVLIIAEGAGLEQWAEFLLFAALLVAVSIIFSIMAYFYTYVDPDHLDMPNEGDNMENEENINMT from the exons atgGAGGAACAGCAACCTAAAAAGAGGAAGAAGCCACGA AAAATATGTGGGACAAACTATCCACTAAGCATTTCCTTCATCGTAGTCAATGAGTTCTGTGAGAGATTCTCCTATTATGGCATGAAAG CGGTGCTCACACTTTACTTCATTCATTACCTCCACTGGAGCAATAACTTCTCCACAGCTATATACCATGCATTCTCTGGCCTGTGCTACTTTACCCCTATATTAGGGGCCATCATTGCTGACTCATGGCTGGGGAAGTTCAA AACCATCATCTATCTGTCAATCGTGTATGTGATAGGCCATGTAGTAAAGTCTCTTGGTGCAATACCAGATGTAGGGGACAACAGTGCACACAT CGGTCTGGCCATGTTTGGCCTCATCCTCATTGCATTTGGAACAGGAGGAATCAAACCTTGTGTGGCAGCGTTTGGAGGGGACCAGTTTGAGGAGCAGCAT acagaggagagaagaaagtTCTTCTCAATCTTCTACATGGCAATTAATGCTGGGAGTGTACTTTCAACCATCATCACACCAATTCTACGAG GTGACGTTCAGTGCTTCGGAGGGGATTGTTATGCGCTGGCCTTTGGAGTCCCTGCGGCTTTAATGCTCACCGCTCTCT TGGTTTTCCTTGCTGGTAGTGGGCTCTATAATAAATCCCCACCTGAGGGAAATGTCTTAATGAATGTCTTCAGGTGCATTTGG TTTGCCATAAGCAATCGATGGAGAAGCGGCAAGAACAGCCCAAAACAGGATCACTGGCTAGATTGGGCTGAGGCAAAGTATTCG AAAGTTCTAATTCAGGAGATCAAAATGGTGCTCCGTGTGCTGGTTCTCTACATCCCATTGCCTATGTTCTGGGCACTCTTTGACCAGCAG GGATCTCGCTGGACTCTGCAGGCCACCCGTATGAACATGGATTTT GGTGGAGTATTTGTAGTAAAGCCTGATCAAATGCAG ATGCTGAACGCTTTTCTCATTCTGGTGTTCATTCCTATCTTTGACATGGGCGTGTACCCGCTCATCAGCCTTTGTCGGATCAGCGTCAC GCCTTTAAGGAAGATGGCCACAGGAATGATCCTGGCTGCAATTGCTTTCTGTGTCGCATCTATAGTGGAAGTCAATGTCATT AAAACCGTTGTGGAACCTCCACCAGCTAACGAGAGTTTGCTGCAAGTCCTTAACCTTGTTAATGGAAATCCGGTGTCTGTACAAATTACTGGACTTGATATTTTCCCTGAAAAAATAGAATCATATAAG GATCCTGTAGGATACACTAGACTTCCAATTGGGGATGTCCAGAAAGTCTTACCAGTCACTGTCACTCAAAACGGAGTGGGTCACCCGTGTGAGCTGAATGTCACTCAGCACACTGCCTATAGTCTCATCTTGTATAGTGAGGACTCTAAAGTTAAGTGTAAACAG GACAAGGATAATATCATCAAATCCGAGAATGGAGAAGCTTTCATCAG attcatCAACGCCCAGTCAGAGAATATGAACATAACAATAGGCAATGTAAATTTCTTTGCATCGAGCAATTACGGGATCTCAGAGATTAAAGGTGTTGAAAGAGGAAA ATACAATGAAGTTCTCTGCAAATCAGACACAAAGACTCAGCATATTGATCTGGGGCTTCTTGACTTTGGAGCCTCATACACATTTGTTCTTTCCGGG GAACCAAATAATTTAACAGTTCATAAGATGGAAGATGTTGAGGCAAACAATGTGCACATCGCCTGGCAGATCCCACAGTACATCCTCATCACTGCAGGGGAGGTCATGTTCTCCATCACTGGTCTAGAATTCTCATATTCACAG GCCCCAGCCAGTATGAAGTCTGTGCTGCAGGCAGGATGGCTTCTTACTGTGGCTTTTGGGAACGTCATTGTGCTGATTATAGCAGAGGGAGCTGGACTGGAGCAG TGGGCAGAGTTTCTGCTCTTTGCTGCACTGCTGGTTGCAGTAAGCATTATCTTCTCCATCATGGCCTATTTCTACACCTACGTGGACCCTGATCACCTGGACATGCCCAATGAAGGGGACAACATGGAGAATGAAGAGAATATTAACATGACTTAA
- the hspbap1 gene encoding HSPB1-associated protein 1 homolog → MDTKPFRPDEARRIVQFLHKPAVFINMTDNWPGRDWTLENLALCLEKAVRFRIGKQCEKKAPLFETECSYVEATLAEFLCWTRGSDAASVGPFADYPLSEYWAYADYKYIALLFQEKTSMFKDIVWSDFGYPGRDGRESTLWVGTNGANTPCHLDSYGCNFVFQIQGRKRWHLFPPDDTECMYPTRLPYEESSVFSQVNVIRPDLRRFPAFQRARAHLVTLEPGQVLFVPRHWWHFVESIDPVTVSVNSWIEMEVDDEARIGEALTKTIICALKSNPSVDNKDNWINPTEDGISTHDENMQYLNLAVKAYMNNRTLHNEDLIRSPEQPSPSALKRDSSGNLKIPVAEHVTSFSLPFGPHLIPVTCHGDLSQKASLTNPKEALISKGDARCYTQRSTKTLCTDAHEKEEAFGESKEEDEDGISGATCGRISTNDLLDCLLHPDVIALVTKLMIDRQKELD, encoded by the exons ATGGACACTAAGCCCTTCAGGCCAGACGAAGCCCGAAGGATCGTGCAGTTTCTGCACAAGCCAGCAGTTTTCATCAACATGACTGATAACTGGCCAGGACGGGACTGGACTCTGGAAAATCTGGCACTTTGTCTGGAGAAGGCTGTACGCTTTCGTATTGGGAAACAGTGTGAAAAGAAGG cTCCTCTCTTTGAGACAGAGTGTTCATATGTTGAAGCAACTCTTGCAGAGTTCCTGTGTTGGACAAGAGGGAGCGATGCTGCCTCTGTTGGCCCATTTGCTGATTATCCCCTTTCAGAGTACTGGGCTTATGCAGACTACAAGTATATCGCTCTTCTTTTTCAGGAAAAGACATCTATGTTTAAG GATATAGTGTGGTCTGACTTTGGCTATCCAGGCCGTGATGGGAGAGAAAGTACCCTTTGGGTTGGTACAAATGGTGCTAACACTCCATGTCATCTGGACTCCTATGGATGCAATTTTGTCTTTCAAATTCAAGGCAG aaaACGCTGGCATCTCTTTCCTCCTGATGATACAGAGTGCATGTACCCAACACGTTTACCGTATGAGGAGTCCAGCGTCTTCAGCCAGGTTAACGTGATACGTCCAGATTTGCGCAGATTCCCTGCTTTCCAAAGAGCCAGGGCTCACCTCGTCACTCTGGAGCCGGGGCAG GTTCTTTTTGTCCCAAGACATTGGTGGCACTTTGTGGAATCAATAGACCCAGTAACTGTCAGCGTCAACTCTTGGATTGAGATG GAGGTGGATGACGAAGCCCGAATAGGAGAAGCTCTGACCAAGACCATAATCTGTGCACTAAAAAGTAACCCGAGTGTGGATAACAAAGACAACTGGATCAATCCTACTGAG GATGGGATCTCTACACATGATGAAAACATGCAGTACTTGAATCTAGCAGTAAAGGCTTACATGAATAATAGGACCTTACATAATGAAGACTTGATCAGAAGTCCAGAGCAACCCAGTCCATCAGCTTTGAAGCGAGACTCCAGTGGTAATCTGAAGATCCCTGTCGCTGAGCACGTGACCTCATTTTCATTGCCATTTGGACCTCACCTCATTCCTGTAACTTGTCATGGAGACCTATCTCAGAAAGCCTCACTGACAAACCCCAAAGAGGCTCTCATTTCAAAAGGTGATGCACGCTGTTACACGCAAAGAAGCACAAAAACCCTGTGTACAGATGCACATGAGAAAGAAGAGGCATTCGGTGAGTCaaaggaggaagatgaagatggaATTTCTGGTGCAACGTGCGGCCGAATATCCACTAACGATCTGCTGGACTGCCTACTGCATCCAGATGTCATTGCCCTTGTTACAAAGCTaatgatagacagacagaaagagctTGACTAA